The proteins below are encoded in one region of Kogia breviceps isolate mKogBre1 chromosome 8, mKogBre1 haplotype 1, whole genome shotgun sequence:
- the LOC136794740 gene encoding translation initiation factor IF-2, with protein sequence MYLRNAPGDTGTRGGGEGKTFPPPSNRKARVGRPRWGQAPLLPQAGSQARAGRVAGVEAGEEDPRGFLVSRAPPDVRKANNRGNAEKQKAIRHDLNRLCRVVPAERTSGRGQEAPGPCRLPAPRQLQAAREEEDELGAGGATLADPARGSRASARGLNERAGERARDSSCRRRRSKAAPTGTRRAATMRRRVRGPPGGRPRNGSSVGKRRQVAFGSSSLRKEVGNEPSEQGSYPALRKRH encoded by the exons ATGT ACCTGAGAAATGCGCCCGGGGACACAGGCACCCGAGGAGGCGGGGAAGGAAAAACTTTCCCTCCGCCCTCTAACCGCAAGGCCCGGGTGGGGCGGCCCCGCTGGGGTCaggctcctctccttccccaggcGGGCTCCCAGGCGCGAGCTGGCCGGGTGGCTGGTGTGGAGGCGGGAGAGGAGGACCCGAGGGGTTTCCTTGTCTCCCGAGCACCGCCAGATGTGAGAAAGGCAAACAATAGGGGAAACGCGGAGAAACAAAAGGCTATTCGCCACGATCTCAATCGGCTCTGTCGCGTGGTCCCTGCGGAGAGGACGTCTGGGAGGGGTCAGGAAG CCCCGGGGCCCTGTCGGCTCCCCGCGCCGAGGCAGCTACAGGCGGCGCGAGAGGAAGAGGATGAGCTCGGGGCAGGAGGGGCGACGCTCGCGGATCCAGCGAGGGGCTCCCGGGCCAGCGCGCGCGGTCTCAACGAGCGCGCGGGCGAGCGAGCGCGGGACTCCAGCTGCAGACGCCGCCGCTCCAAAGCAGCCCCCACCGGCACCCGGCGCGCGGCTACCATGCGGAGGCGCGTGCGGGGACCCCCTGGCGGCCGCCCGAGGAATGGCAGCTCCGTCGGAAAGAGACGTCAGGTCGCCTTTGGGTCATCTTCCCTCCGGAAAGAGGTGGGGAATGAACCGTCTGAGCAGGGCTCCTACCCAGCCTTGCGGAAAAGACATTGA
- the IFNK gene encoding interferon kappa: MSADPDVIRKCMWPVCLMGLFVTGILSLDCNLLNVHLRRVTWHNLSLLSRMSKSFPIECLREIKAFELPQEILSHTQPLTRDIKEAFYEMSRQAFHIFIQDTFKSTWEEKHLRQVQIGLDQQLQYLEQCLEEEEEENEDMREMAEDEWTQSGAPVPQLSNLELRRYFNRIDRFLKDKKYSHCAWEIVRVEIRRCFYFFHKFTALLRRK, translated from the coding sequence atgagtgcCGATCCTGATGTGATTAGAAAGTGTATGTGGCCAGTGTGTCTCATGGGTCTGTTCGTCACTGGCATCCTCTCTCTGGACTGTAACTTGCTGAATGTTCACCTGAGGAGAGTCACCTGGCACAATCTGAGCCTTCTGAGCAGGATGAGCAAGTCATTTCCTATAGAGTGTCTAAGAGAAATCAAAGCTTTTGAGTTGCCCCAAGAGATCCTCTCACACACCCAGCCTCTGACGAGGGACATCAAGGAGGCcttctatgaaatgtccagacaGGCTTTCCACATCTTCATTCAAGACACCTTCAAATCCACTTGGGAAGAGAAACACCTGAGACAAGTCCAAATCGGACTTGATCAACAGCTGCAATACCTGGAACAATGcttggaagaagaggaggaggaaaacgaAGACATGAGAGAGATGGCAGAGGATGAGTGGACACAGTCAGGAGCTCCGGTCCCCCAGCTGAGCAACCTAGAGCTGAGGAGGTATTTCAACAGGATAGACAGGTTCCTCAAAGATAAGAAATACAGTCACTGTGCCTGGGAGATCGTCCGAGTGGAAATCAGAAGATGCTTCTACTTCTTTCATAAATTCACAGCACTACTCAGGAGGAAATAA